The following nucleotide sequence is from Nycticebus coucang isolate mNycCou1 chromosome 8, mNycCou1.pri, whole genome shotgun sequence.
cttggtctgccagagtgctaggagtataggtgtgagccactgctcctggtcatcattattgtttttaaatctaCTAGATCGGATACCTAATTCCAGCACATGTTAAATGTTCTCTTTTTTGAAAACGCCCCTTCTAGACTGTATTTTCAATCAATTATTATTTTGTCAGAACACAGACCCTACTATACGTATCTCAATAGGATTTGATTCAGAATACATAATTTGAGATACACAGTCTTTAGAATTGGGGAATGAAGTAAGTTGACAATAATTGCAGCGTCCTGTGTTATGTAAGTAGTAATTCTCAGGAGGACAATCAGAAGCATTGAAAGCCAAGTGTTTGTGAATGTCCTGAATACCAACAGTAGCACAGAGAAAAGAATTTACTCTATAATTACACTGGTAAGGAGTTCTGGGAACTGTTTTCCCTGACTTCCCTTTAGAAGTATGGTGGGGATGATTCAGTGTTGAAAACAGACAATTTTGCCTATGCCTTTGTATGTGTTTCATCTTTGTATAATGAGAAACAGGTTGGTTGATCAAACAGCTGAATTGATCGTCTAGCTCCATAGTCCACATGTTTCTGATTTTGAATCGAAACAAgtctttttgattctttttttttttttgtagagacagagtctcactgtaccgccctcgggtagagtgccgtggcctcacacggctcacagcaacctctaactcttgggcttacgcgattctcttgcctcagcctcccgagcagctgggactacaggcgcccgccacaacacccagctatttttttgttgcagtttggccggggctgggtttgaacccgccaccctgggcatatggggccggcgccctactcactgagccacaggcgccgcctgtctTTTTGATTCTTAAGGTCCCCACATTACAAGTCTCTTATGATTTGCCTCGCTTTTACCTCTTGAGGTCCCTTGTCTTTCACGCATCCCTATTTGGTCCTGACATCATAGCTTTACCGAACCACATGCATTTAGGGAGTGCCCCCAAGGCTATTCCCATGGCCTCAAATGAGATTTCTTCCTTTAGCCAAACTCTACTCCCCTTTCAGTACTCATGTCAGAGTTCACTTACTACTTGAAAACTCCTCCCCGATTCTCATATCCTGGCAACTAGTAGACTCACTGACCACTGCCCAAGTTCTTTATATGTATCTGTGAGACATGTGCTTATGTTGCTTTGTAACTGCTCATAGATCCATTTCTCCCACTTGACTCTGAACTGAAAGAACTTGCCTTGTTTGTCTTTGGACTCAAACTATGATATTTAGCATGAAATCTGTCAGCTTGTAATCttcaacaattttcttttctttttttttttttttacctgaggCAACAATTGTAGTAACACAACTAAACCTCCAGTATTTCTAACTCAGCCATTCAGATTCATGTGTGAGGATATGACACAGGACCCTTAAGAACACGTATGTGTACCTTTATGCTCGTATGTAATGCTGGCATTGGATATTTGTAATATAGTTATCTTTTTCCTGTCTCCTCTTTTAGGCTCTGTTTGCTGAACTCTTGGGAATCAGCCATTTCATAGACACTCTACATTTCTTAATGAGCTTTCAAGACGTTCCACCCACATCTGATGAAAATGTCACTGTGATGGCAACGACTTTTAACAACGTTCCTGTTCGTATATATGTGCCAAAGCGGAAGGCAAAGATGCTAAGAAGGGGTTTATTTTACATTCACGGTGGTGGTTGGTGTTTGGGGGATGCAGGTACGTGTTCCCTTGTTGAAAGTTTTAGTTTACCACACAACATAGATTTTACTGAGATGTTGCCTTCAACATATCAAGACATGTAAGCCAGATAACAAAGCATTTCAGTTGTCTAAAATTTATTCCTTTGAAGCTATCTTGGCTTAAAGAACTATTTTGAATCTTTTtctgaaagagggaaaaaaatcaatatcaaaAGCTGTAGCAAATCACAGGTAAGAAAAAAGTGTTTGATGAACTtagaaatttattattaataGCAGTTTGATGGAATGTTGCGGTAAAAGACAGAAATGAAGTGAGTTAAACAGTGGTTAAAATATGAGGAAATAGTGATAGTGACTCTAATCTTTCAATAAGTTTGTatttaaaggaaatgagaaaggtgTTAGAAAAGCAGCACAAAAttgaaaagagatattttaatttaattttatgttatatattttactttatgcatttacatagttttataaacatatataataaaatgttttaccatatataattttatttgatatatactttgaattttttaattttatttataaatctgttttatattatgtatatttaatattatatatattttatatttgtgtatgGGAGGTCTATAAGCATAATTATAAGCTGAAATTAAGATGGTGGAAGGATAGGTATGTTGGAGAAATATCTttttcctctctgtctcctcttttAGGCTCTGCTGACTCTTGGGAATTAGCCATTTTATAGACACTCTACATGTCAGTGAGGGCTGGAGGAAGGGCTGGGGGGTCATGTGACCTAGAGACTATGGAAGGGAAGTGGACTCAGTCTACCGTGGCAGGATGGGAAACACATGAGAGGAGGAGCACGTCTCCCTTGACGAAAGAAAAGGAGGTGGTGAAGGGCATTGATGTAGACTGGGAATGTAAACTGGAGCAGTAACTAGGGGATCGCGACTATCACTTTCTATAAATTCAGACAGTGCAGTCATCAGCTGAGAAAGCAGTGATGTTCCTCACACAAAATCTGACTATGACACACCATAATTTCCACAAATCTCTGCAccccaaatacattttttaatttgtttgtttgagacagagtctcattctgtcaccctgtagagtgctgtggtggcatcatacctcatagcaacttcaaactcttgagttcaggtgcctcccaagtagcagggacagCAGGCATGCATcgctatgcctggctagtttttctatccttagtagagacggggtctcgttcttgctcaggctggtcttgaactcttgagcttaggcaatctaccacccttggcttcccagattgctagggttacaggtctgagccaccacacccagcccgaagtacatctttaaaaacttttcaatCAGTGGATCCTTGAAGAGTAGTTATGTTTGCTAAGGTAAAGGAATTAAATACGAATATAGTCTGAAACAACACGGCATTTGCACAATGCCTCCTGTCTCACTATTaaagagaaacacagaaatgTATATTCTAATCCAAAATATAAGCATGACTTTGtataataaagatgaaataaaagtttAAGATGTTGTGTGTATTTGACATTTAAAGAATACTCAGCACTTGATTTTGGAACTATTATAAGataatatctatttttcttttcatggccCCCCAAATAAGGTTTTTGTGAGAACATAATAATCCTGACACTTTCCCTCTAGCACTTTGTGATCTCTCCAAACACTTAGTACTGCCAAAttctgttttatctttaaaaagtgtTCTTATTTGCAAAAGGGCGCACATGTCCAAGTCCAACGGCAGACACGGGCAGCTCCTTCTCAGTTTATACACATGCCAACCAGCCAAACTAAACAGAAAACATGTTCCTCCCTGTCTGCctagaaaatgaatatataaatcaaGTCCCAGCTCCCTCCACTTCTTCTTTactctttatctctctctgatCTAGTTCTATTTCCAAAGTGCTCTTTCCGATCCTTCCAATAAAGCAgttattattttgcattattGCTTTTGCATTATTGCTTTTATTGCTCGCTCCTCCCTATCCCTATGCCCAGTAAACTGTGATTTCCTTAAAGTCAGGGAGTTAATACTTAGGTATTTGTATTTTCAAAGCCGACACCTGCTAAATGAAGGAAGCAGAGATTAATCTTGAGGAGAATAAAACTGGTTTAAATTATCCAGGGTAAAAAGTGTAGTAAAGGATAAGAAAGCTGGCAATGCACGTGTAAAAAGATCACGGAACAGAATTCATGTTCTAGTGCTATAATGACATattagaaatgttagaaatattttctctagAACATGTGAATGAGGAACAAGGTGCATTAGTAGGCTTTCTACAGAAAGAAATACCCAGTGATTCGTTTGTCAGTCTgtgatattattttcttttatttcagctttttttAATTATGACTTTATGTCAAGACGGACGGCTAACAGACTTGATGCTGTTGTCGTGTCAACCAAGTAAGACCACCGTTGGTTTCTCTGAGTTCTGGTCAGGTAGCCTGTGCTCAGCTTTTTTTGTCATTACTTGATTGTGCTAAGAGAGTTTCAAGTGAAATTGAGAGGGTGAGCCTAGAGAAAGTGAAATTGCGCATAACAGGAACAGTCAGAGAGAAAATGACGTTAGATCAAACAGGAATCAAAAACAGGAAGTCTACAGAGAGCTAGAATAAAATTGAACAATTACGTCTCGTGGTCAAATTACCTCCGTGGTGATTCTAGTTCAGCTTTCAttagcagagaaaataaaaataaaggcttctGAATCAGAGAAGCAAGTTAAAATTTTGATACTAAATTGATTCTTTGACCTTGAGTAAGTTGAATACTGTCTCCTTAGttccatttcctcacctgtaaactgagagaatcatatgatgtTTTCTACCTAAGAGCATTGTTTTGAAGATTAGATGATAGAATACATTTAAAGCAGTACAATGTATGTCCTAGTGTCACCCTTCATTAAAAGCAATTAGTCACCAAATTGCACATAGAGACAGGAAAAATCCATCCTTAAAAAGCATTCTTGGTCAATAATTAATAGAAAATCCTTCCAATGGGAATGACTAGAAGTATGACTAAGTTATCAAAAAACATGGTTTCATGGCTTGGTGACCACATGCCAAGTTGATCATTATAGTAAATGAGAATAGAATCATTCCTaagattttttttgcctttttttggtTACCACCAAGTATAATGATTATAAAGAAACCAGGATTCTTGGAGACATTTAGTTCAGAGACTCTAACACCTCTTAAGCTGAGTCCAAGTTTTGTATTTAAGCTTtgtaaaaaatgacatttataaaattttttgtatCAACCATCATCATAAAGGAtgaaatttgtctttgaattgaTAATGACTCAAAAATCAGGTttgctagagaaaaaaaatcttagttttgATTTCAGAGTGAAAACAAACACACCCACGTTTTTCCTTTAGATTAACAATGATTGACTTAAAAGTTGTTATTCTGCCCCCAGCTACAGACTAGCACCTAAATACCATTTTCCAAGTCAATTTGAAGACGTATATAATGCATTAAAGTGGTTCTTACATCAAGATGTTCTTGAAAAATATGGTGTTGATCCTGAAAGAATTGGTGTTTCTGGAGACAGTGCTGGTGGAAATTTAGCTGCagctgtggctcagcaggtatgatacttggatttattttattttagaaaatttcctACATTTAAACACATTGATGTCAGACATTAAGCTATCAGTGCAAGTATATAATGACATTAATATATCAAACATTCTGGGTGTGCAGAGATTAACATTAAGAACACTTacctgtgaggccacggcactctaccaagggccataaaagtgagactctgtctctacaaaaaaaaaaaaaaagaacacttaactGTCTAGTTCTTCTATCCCTACCTCATGTCaggtttctttactttttaaagtcaAATGATAAAATACTCTTTCTCTATCATTGATTGAAAGGTGATTATTATGGTCAGTGAAGTACCCTCCTGTTTTATTAGGGGAGGTACTTATAAAATCAATCAAAGACACCCATCACCATAACTAGAGCATCAGATGATTCTAGTATTCTTCCATAGAGTATGCCAAAAGCTGCGCAAAGACTTTTGCTATTGGAATAATCAAattgctcattaaaaaaaagttaccagAGTCATAGATACTATTTACTTGCAGAGGAAATCATAATTTTCAGATACTAATTGTTCATGCTAGTTATATGACATTTAGCTAAAGCTATCCACTTATGAGCTATCAATTTAGAGTATTACATTACTGTAATTATCCTACTAGATTATGAGTAAAATTGATTTTGAAACTGGTTTTCTGACCTAAGAAATAAACCAGACACTGATGTTCTAGAAGCAATGttcttataggaaaaaaaaaattatatagagtTTGAAAATTAATGTCTCCAATTTAATAACTGACCCTAACCACAAATATTGCCtataaaattattgtttaataaaatattgctatttatgtgaattttattatttttatgtgtataaatTTGGCTATTGCTATATGTAAGATAGCCTTTTCATTATCTCTAGCCAAAGGAAAAATCCAAATTCTGTGATTTATTCTAATATACTATAGAACAGATACATGCAACTTCCCCACAATTAAATTTTACACAGCCTAGTCAGTGTTATTCTGAGAGGCACTCAAATGTAGAACAAATGACCCATCATGAGGCATGAATTTTTGGAGCTAAAGCAAAAGCTGGCTTGGATAAGTCATGTCATCTCTTCAAATATCAGTTTCTTTTTACTGGGCTATGTAGTGTCTTGTCTTACGTAATTCACTGAAGTACTGGGccataaagcttttgaatgttttgGACTCCTTTTAGATGTTTTCCACGTTTAGAGAGAAATTTTATGGGAAATTATACATTCTTCAaaggatatattaaaaaataagaagggacggcccctgtggctcaaaggagtagggcgccagcctcatatgccagaggtggcgggttcaaacccagccccagccaaaaactgcaaaaataaataaataaataaataacaaaaggagaaaagttgaaaatatgTACCTGACTCAAGGAATTTTAACTAAGAATAGAATAAGTTCCTAAAACTATAAGAaaggtaataataatgataagatCAGAAATTATAATATTCCCAACAAGCTTACAGTACATATGAACACAAAGCAAGAACTTAAAGCATTGAAATGactaaacagaatttttaaatctctagaaaaatgaataaaaacagatATTAAGTACAAATAATTGATATGATTGGAAAAAGAGCATCTCTATTCctccagaaataaaaaacaatttagcCCTTAATACAttaataatgaatattacaattcTTTTGATTTACCTAATTTTGAGAAAGAGACTCACTCTCCCCCAGGCTGGTGTGTCATCGCATTAGTCCAGCTCATAACTTCAGATTTCTGGGTtcaagagaccctcctgcctcagcctcctgagtatttgggactacaggcacctgccataacatcctactaatttttcaatttttagttgagacagagtcttgatcttgcttagactggtcttgaactcctgagctcaaaggattctctcacctcagccttccagagtgcaaggattataggtgtgagccactgcacccagccctatattgtaattctttttttttttttttaacccaagaGACAGAGTATCAGGGCctaggactggccaggtctccggccaagcttaactaggttccgaaCGTGGACCAcaaagctaccttgctcaggaaccatttctcttaggtgcctgagggctatctacttcagcaggagagagagagtgtgcatcttagagagagtaaagcagtcttcttagaatagatagatcttagtctttagcagagcttggtaatcttcagcagagagacgctgtgctggcgttctgcaggcaggagaggagacagagtcagagtaagcgggtccgtgatagaatgcgcatgctcccgactgccttctcctccagcctaatataaggctgatctcgtgcctctcaacaccacaggtgtaaagATTGCCCATTCATCAATGCTCTCATCTCgagagctctcatgcttgttaggagagctaaatccctctccatgccctttccaccaaggtgttccattattgagctatacagttatttcttacaattctcactcctcctagccataggctatatgggctgctacaacaGAGTCTCGTTTTGTCTGCCtctgtagctggaactaccacaccacagagtctcattttgtcaccctcagtagagtgccgtagcatcacggctcatagcaacctccagctcttgggcttaggtgatcctcttgcctcagcctcctgagtagctgggactaaggtgcccacGACAAAGACCGGctatatttatttgttgttgcagtttggccagggccgggtttgaacccgccaccctcagtatacggggccggcaccctactcactgagccacaagtgccgccctattttatctttttgaaactCATATTTATGCCACAGGAAAAAATGTTAGATTGCTGTGGTTTCTTCAACACTATGTAGAAAATGCTGATGCAAGTTTTCAAAATTAGACCTCCAATTTGCTCCTTATACTTTACTCTGAGAAGCACTagaatgcttttcactccaataaTTACTATTTATGATCTATTCCAGTGGATTTCAACATTTACCATGTATCAGAATCCcctgaagtatttttttaaattcagatttctgGTCTCTATTCCCTGATTTGGTAAGTGTTGGCTGGAAGTGTAAGAATCTATGTGTTTGTAATAAATCCCCAGGTAATTTCACTGTACTTTGAGGACCTCATCTATGAGACATAATAGGCCATTCTAACTTGTAGGAtcaaataaacatatatacaaatacCTGGTAAACTCTAAATGCTCTAAAGTACTAATCTGCATTATTTTTTGTCATATACATATTGATCACATTTGTCTTAATGAACTGATGTGTgttgaatatttaaaacatataaaaattaaaattaattagacTTTTATAATGGGAATAGAAATTCTAGTACTTTCATGTTTAACtttaataaacattcttgtatttATTGCTGCCAACTTCCACATAACACCTAAAAGAATTATTGCCCAATTCAGGTGCCACTGCCTCATggaaatcaaagacataattatATGCTTATTAGATGATCTTCTCACAAAATTATAAGATAGACTTGAAATACTATCACAAAAAAACTTATCagacccacatctttcacagGGGCGCTCTAAGGCCTACtcagaattttttgttgttgttgtttagtgtCAGAGCCAAATTAGAATCCCTGGTTATTGGATCCTTCCCTTAAATGTTGATGTttgataatataataataaatgtacacacattttttaGTTCCAATCAAATTCCTGTGGTGGCCATTTTTGATTTTGGAAGTAGAGATTTTGCTTTGTAATTACAGATTATATGATCCCTTTCCCACTCGTAAGGAAAGTAGTACAAACCATTTTGCTTACATTGACAGTATTAATAGACTTCTATATTATATTTCTATAGACttctatattatattatatgttAAAAACTGGAAAGTTCTTTAAGAtatatttttggttgtttctgATTATCTTTCTGAgattctgaatttattttataacaataCATTGTTTTTAAGGGAAAGTACAtggttttaaatgaaaattactcATTTAAGcaacttcatttgtttttcagCTCACAGAAGACCCTGATGTCAAGATTAAACTTAGGATACAATCTTTAATATATCCTGCTCTTCAGACTCTTGATATGGATTTACCATCACATAGGGAACTCCCACAATTTCCAATGCTGACCAAACAATTTATGGTCAGGTTTTGGAGTGAATACTTTACTACAGATAGATCACTTGAAAAAGCCATGCTCTTAAATCAACATGTACCAGTGGAAGCAAACCATCTATTCAAATTCATTAATTGGAGTTCCTTGCTCCCTGAGAAGTTTAAGAAAAGGCACTCTTATAATAGTCCAACTCATGGTAATTCTAAGCTGGCTAAAAAATATCCAGGGTTTCTGGATGTGAGGGCAGCCCCACTGTTGGCTGATGACAACAAATTGAGTGGTTTACCCAGGAGCTATGTCATCACTTGTCAATATGACGTCTTAAGAGATGATGGAGTCATGTATGTCACTCGCCTTCGGAATGCTGGAGTTCGAGTGACCCATAACCACATTGAGGATGGATTCCATGGAGCATTTTCCTATAATGGATTTAAAATTGGGTACAGAATAGAAAATCAGTATTTGAGTTGGCTAAGTGAAAATCTATAgtcgcccatagcacagtggttacggcaccagccacatacaccaaggctggtgggttcaaacccagcccagtacagctaagcaacaatgacaactgcaacaacaacaacaacaacaataaaatacctgggtattgtggtgaatgccagtggtcccagctacttgggaggctgagacaagagaatggcttaagcccaagagtttgagattgctgtgagttatgatgccatggcattctaccaagggcgacatagtgagactgtctcaaaaaaaaaaaaaggaatctaatcaatggttttataaaaatatataaacctcaGAACAGTACATAAATTAGTGAAAATCAAAAGCTCAGTGTTTAAATTGTTGTTTACCATCTGTGGCCTTCCTAATATTCCTAGCCATAGTGTCATTTTTCGACTGTTAACAAGTTTTTCTCCATCTATTCCCTATTCTAGAtgttatttacttacttttaggaaaatattttcctatttttttctgcaacttttacttatttcttaTACATTTAATTTACTGTCCTTGTTTTGTGATAACCTAAAAGTATTGCAATTGAGAAGAAAGATTTAAACAAATACATCTGGTTGGAGAAATACCAGAGTTTTAGTCAGTATGGATTTAAATTGAGATACTGCCCTGTGTGAACTGATATGAATTATGTGCCAACACTTTTCAAAAACGTTTGCCTATTACTGTAAAATTCACTTCTTAATTCAAACCTATTCCTATTCTAGAATACTAAAATTAAACCTAATTATGTCCTAGGCATTTTAGGGAAAGCCAGCTCTAATCTGGTGACAAAGTGGGGACATTGAGGTAGGCAAAAATGTGTCATAGGGCAATAGCTCCACATGTGACATGGCTGAGAGTGGTGAGTGACCTTAAAACATGGAAGAAATAATGTAGCCAagttgaaaaatttaaatttctgaaagTTCTCATGTCCATATGGGCATAGTGGAGGAAAAACCAAATTAAACTTGTTTGTTCTTACAACACAGATTAAGCTGTAGTGACCATCTCTTATGTAGTATTTGATCATATTGGAGATGCATTGTGAAACGCAGCTTACAGCCAGTATAAAGTCGCCTCACAGCCATCAGAAATCAAGGCTTGTATGCCTTTCTTCTCAGCTCTTGTCAGGCACAAAGAGGTGTTGGGGGAGATTATGGGGGTTAATCACACATTttcacatttgtttgttttgttaagaAAAACAATTGCAATCTTG
It contains:
- the LOC128591806 gene encoding arylacetamide deacetylase-like; translation: MGRKTILFLIIGVLGAYYFYIPLPDNIEEPWKVMQTYIPVNIITNVALFAELLGISHFIDTLHFLMSFQDVPPTSDENVTVMATTFNNVPVRIYVPKRKAKMLRRGLFYIHGGGWCLGDAAFFNYDFMSRRTANRLDAVVVSTNYRLAPKYHFPSQFEDVYNALKWFLHQDVLEKYGVDPERIGVSGDSAGGNLAAAVAQQLTEDPDVKIKLRIQSLIYPALQTLDMDLPSHRELPQFPMLTKQFMVRFWSEYFTTDRSLEKAMLLNQHVPVEANHLFKFINWSSLLPEKFKKRHSYNSPTHGNSKLAKKYPGFLDVRAAPLLADDNKLSGLPRSYVITCQYDVLRDDGVMYVTRLRNAGVRVTHNHIEDGFHGAFSYNGFKIGYRIENQYLSWLSENL